From one Lotus japonicus ecotype B-129 chromosome 3, LjGifu_v1.2 genomic stretch:
- the LOC130744014 gene encoding uncharacterized protein LOC130744014 — MNFFNIVFVDDPDPPKPESGNKGGDTWNFGGLIKTLTAKSESIIETYRHDLHEFSTGSKTKIEVAQGSVGHVIDEFGNIVIKGTTQIISQGKYAILTVNLDSGSDNGAEATATVSARRVVRREKKGRARPCGKAMEWT, encoded by the coding sequence ATGAATTTCTTCAATATCGTTTTCGTAGACGACCCAGATCCTCCAAAACCCGAATCCGGCAACAAAGGCGGCGACACTTGGAACTTTGGCGGCCTGATCAAAACCTTGACAGCCAAATCCGAATCCATAATCGAGACCTACCGTCACGATCTGCATGAATTCAGCACTGGATCGAAGACCAAAATCGAGGTCGCCCAGGGCTCTGTCGGCCACGTCATCGACGAGTTCGGAAACATCGTCATCAAAGGAACGACTCAGATCATATCTCAAGGCAAATACGCCATCCTCACTGTCAACCTCGATTCCGGTTCTGACAACGGCGCGGAAGCAACAGCCACTGTAAGCGCACGCAGGGTGGTGAGAAGGGAGAAAAAGGGTCGGGCTCGTCCTTGCGGGAAGGCCATGGAGTGGACATGA
- the LOC130749598 gene encoding uncharacterized protein LOC130749598 translates to EGAEKPILVSSWLPKRSHKRQKPFPIKILFDKQTNKVVAVEATNDFVDTLFSFLSLPLGTITRLVATNSNNNLYQSVKNLSPNDVWNPVCKEMLLRPQNPCEALCSKLVLNVDDTEPATKVYVCASCDKFTTFPNLVCTCGKPVREPKNLDSEGSVEVKGGVFVKGTESSFLVFDDLKIVPSSFVTFMPLLLQMGYSDLTQLEEITQNIGMQEILKILMYTLTSREPLTNAILGSDSKKKDNPQNLFASAVKARANIGDSKMDVKVVRSKSQNKIIFAEANADFVDFIFSLLTIPLGSIVKLLGGQSFVGCVDNLYKSVESLDSSWCTDSHPLLLNPGLALQFGCPNQPLNIPDVEPPSYYYGTGDTRKTRPVYVNYEGYVDQVVTIKGGVISKSRGLVYNPRTLTALDPRSPNRLKEGSVGFVKRPASYGVGDDLNVKLLSAISCISYLKELSLPLDDIEVKVVRIGEAEALSLLGASLTLKSTLTSGLEDFLDVPKQGPTLTSKVTQTSQLDDLSMEEPKPEARSRQLYLD, encoded by the exons GAAGGTGCAGAAAAACCCATTTTAGTGTCATCATGGCTTCCGAAGCGCAGCCACAAGAGACAAAAACCCTTCCCCATCAAAATCTTGTTCGACAAACAAACCAACAAAGTTGTCGCAGTTGAAGCAACCAACGACTTCGTCGACACCCTCTTCAGTTTTCTGTCCCTTCCACTCGGCACCATCACTCGCCTTGTCGCCacaaacagcaacaacaatCTCTACCAAAGCGTCAAGAATCTCTCCCCTAACGATGTCTGGAACCCTGTCTGCAAGGAAATGTTGCTGCGTCCCCAGAACCCCTGTGAAGCGCTTTGCTCGAAGCTGGTTTTGAATGTTGATGACACAGAACCCGCAACAAAGGTTTATGTGTGCGCTTCCTGTGACAAGTTTACTACTTTTCCTAATCTGGTTTGTACCTGTGGAAAACCCGTTAGAGAACCCAAGAATTTGGATTCCGAGGGTAGCGTGGAAGTCAAAGGTGGAGTGTTTGTGAAAGGGACTGAGTCATCTTTTCTGGTCTTTGATGATTTGAAGATTGTGCCTAGTTCTTTTGTGACCTTCATGCCGCTGCTGCTGCAAATGGGGTATTCAGACTTGACTCAACTAGAGGAAATCACACAGAATATTGGCATGCAAGAG ATATTGAAGATCCTCATGTACACCTTAACCTCTCGTGAGCCTCTGACAAATGCAATTTTGGGAAGTGACTCCAAGAAGAAAGACAACCCTCAAAACCTGTTTGCATCAGCAGTTAAGGCAAGGGCTAACATTGGTGACAGTAAAATGGATGTTAAGGTAGTGCGAAGTAAATCTCAGAACAAGATAATCTTTGCTGAAGCCAATGCAGATTTTGTTGACTTCATTTTTAGCCTCCTTACCATACCATTGGGGTCCATTGTAAAGCTTTTGGGTGGTCAATCTTTTGTTGGATGTGTTGATAATTTGTATAAGAGCGTGGAGAGCTTGGACTCTTCATGGTGTACAGACTCGCATCCTTTATTACTCAATCCTGGATTGGCACTGCAGTTTGGTTGTCCAAATCAGCCTCTCAACATTCCTGATGTAGAACCCCCTAGCTATTATTATGGTACTGGTGATACAAGAAAAACAAGGCCGGTTTATGTAAATTATGAAGGATATGTAGATCAAGTAGTAACAATAAAGGGAGGAGTTATTTCTAAATCAAGGGGATTAGTTTACAATCCAAGAACCTTGACCGCGCTGGACCCGAGATCCCCCAACAGATTGAAAGAAGGTAGTGTAGGATTTGTCAAAAGACCTGCATCATATGGTGTAGGAGATGATCTAAACGTGAAACTACTGTCTGCTATTTCTTGCATTTCATATTTGAAAGAATTAAGCCTTCCCCTTGATGATATTGAAGTGAAGGTGGTACGCATTGGGGAGGCAGAG GCCTTGAGCCTCCTTGGAGCTTCCTTGACATTGAAGTCTACCTTGACTAGTGGACTGGAGGACTTTTTGGATGTGCCAAAACAAGGACCAACATTGACATCAAAGGTCACACAAACTAGTCAGTTAGATGATCTTTCTATGGAGGAGCCTAAACCAGAAGCCAGAAGCCGGCAGCTATATTTGGATTAA